In Zingiber officinale cultivar Zhangliang chromosome 8B, Zo_v1.1, whole genome shotgun sequence, a single genomic region encodes these proteins:
- the LOC122016109 gene encoding glycerol-3-phosphate dehydrogenase SDP6, mitochondrial-like isoform X1, producing the protein MYHLVNILHADPVSGSGSPRFVPVSIYSNKACLRRLPPSLPRFHWSRVSRLSVSDPSLCILNMAAASRFKGLGAVLAASGASWAAVALVQPPTASASERGPSGIDFARRKIADPFAVVPPREVQESALIGTSPINPLDVLVIGGGATGCGVALDAATRGLRVGLVEREDFSSGSSSRSTKLVHGGVRYLEKAVFNLDYGQLKLVFHALRERKQVIDNAPHLCQALPCMTPCFEWFETVYYWMGLKLYDLVAGRRMLHLSRYYSANESAELFPTLAKKGHKGSLKGTVVYYDGQMNDSRLNVGLACTAALVGAAVLNHAEVVSLIKDEVGERVVGARIRNQLSGKEFDTYAKVIINAAGPFCDSIRKMANKDAPAMICPSSGVHIILPDYYSPEGMGLIVPKTKDGRVVFMLPWLGKTLAGTTDSSTAITMLPEPHEDEIQFILDAISDYLNVQVRRSDVHSAWSGIRPLAIDPSAKNTESISRDHVIFVDHPGFITITGGKWTTYRSMAEDAVNAAIEAGKLKPSNGCVTDHLRIAGGDGWDPVSFTILAQQYVRMKKTHSGKIIPGVMDSAVSKHLSHAYGTLAERVATIAQNENLGKRLAHGYPFLEAEVAYCARNEYCESAVDFIARRSRLAFLDTDAAGRALPRVIEILSAEHKWDRARQRLELRKGKEFLETFKSSKNAQFRDGKHTG; encoded by the exons ATGTATCATTTGGTAAATATTCTGCATGCGGATCCGGTATCAGGATCCGGTTCGCCTCGGTTTGTGCCAGTATCGATTTATTCCAATAAAGCTTGCCTCCGACGACTGCCTCCGTCGCTCCCACGATTCCACTGGAGCAGGGTCTCCAGACTTTCCGTCTCCGATCCTTCTCTCTGCATCCTAAACATGGCGGCCGCTTCTCGCTTTAAGGGACTCGGAGCAGTCCTCGCTGCCTCGGGGGCGTCCTGGGCGGCCGTTGCTCTCGTGCAGCCACCGACGGCCTCCGCCTCCGAACGCGGCCCCTCTGGGATCGATTTCGCCCGACGAAAGATCGCCGATCCCTTCGCCGTAGTCCCGCCAAGGGAGGTCCAGGAGTCGGCCCTCATCGGGACCAGCCCCATCAATCCGCTCGATGTCCTCGTGATCGGCGGTGGGGCTACCGGCTGCGGCGTCGCGCTGGATGCCGCCACCCGAGGGCTTCGCGTGGGTCTCGTCGAGAGGGAGGATTTCTCGTCGGGGTCGTCTTCGAGGTCCACTAAATTAGTACACGGAG GTGTACGATATTTGGAAAAAGCTGTGTTCAATCTTGACTATGGGCAGTTGAAATTGGTTTTCCATGCACTAAGGGAGCGTAAGCAGGTCATTGATAACGCCCCACATTTATGCCAAGCATTGCCCTGCATGACACCTTGTTTTGAGTGGTTTGAGACTGTATATTATTGGATGGGACTAAAATTATATGATCTTGTTGCTGGCCGAAGGATGCTACATCTCTCACGGTATTATTCTGCAAATGAATCAGCTGAACTTTTTCCAACACTGGCCAagaaaggtcacaagggaagcttgAAAGGAACTGTTGTGTATTATGATGGGCAAATGAACGATTCACGGTTGAATGTAGGACTAGCTTGTACTGCTGCATTAGTCGGTGCTGCTGTTCTTAATCATGCAGAAGTAGTATCCTTGATTAAGGATGAAGTCGGTGAGCGAGTAGTTGGTGCACGAATTCGCAATCAGTTGTCAG GCAAAGAGTTTGATACATATGCAAAAGTTATTATAAATGCCGCTGGACCCTTTTGTGACAGCATAAGAAAAATGGCCAATAAAGATGCACCAGCAATGATATGTCCAAGTAGTGGTGTCCACATAATACTTCCTGATTATTATTCTCCTGAGGGAATGGGACTAATTGTTCCCAAAACAAAAGATGGACGGGTTGTTTTTATGTTGCCTTGGTTGGGAAAGACACTTGCTGGAACTACAGATTCTAGCACTGCCATTACAATGCTCCCAGAGCCACATGAAGATGAAATACAATTTATATTGGATGCCATTTCTGACTACCTTAATGTTCAG GTTAGACGTTCAGATGTGCATTCTGCATGGAGTGGTATTCGACCATTGGCCATTGATCCATCAGCAAAAAACACTGAGAGTATATCCAGAGATCATGTCATCTTTGTGGATCATCCTGGTTTTATAACTATAACAGGTGGAAAGTGGACTACATACCGAAG CATGGCTGAAGATGCAGTTAATGCAGCAATAGAGGCAGGCAAGTTGAAACCTTCCAATGGTTGTGTGACCGATCACCTCCGTATTGCCGGTGGAGATGGATGGGATCCAGTGTCATTCACTATACTTGCTCAACAGTATGTACGAATGAAAAAAACACACAGCGGCAAAATTATTCCTGGGGTGATGGATAGTGCTGTTTCCAAGCATTTATCCCATGCATATGGTACTCTTGCTGAACGAGTAGCTACTATTGCTCAG AATGAGAACTTGGGGAAACGACTAGCCCATGGATACCCCTTCCTAGAAGCTGAGGTTGCATATTGTGCTCGGAACGAGTATTGCGAATCAGCTGTTGACTTCATCGCTCGAAGGTCTAGACTTGCTTTTCTTGACACTGATGCAGCAGGTCGAGCATTGCCCCGTGTAATAGAGATTCTGTCTGCCGAGCACAAGTGGGACAGAGCCAGACAAAGGCTAGAGTTGCGAAAGGGCAAGGAATTTTTGGAAACATTCAAATCATCAAAAAATGCACAGTTTCGTGATGGAAAACACACAG GTTGA
- the LOC122016109 gene encoding glycerol-3-phosphate dehydrogenase SDP6, mitochondrial-like isoform X2 codes for MYHLVNILHADPVSGSGSPRFVPVSIYSNKACLRRLPPSLPRFHWSRVSRLSVSDPSLCILNMAAASRFKGLGAVLAASGASWAAVALVQPPTASASERGPSGIDFARRKIADPFAVVPPREVQESALIGTSPINPLDVLVIGGGATGCGVALDAATRGLRVGLVEREDFSSGSSSRSTKLVHGGVRYLEKAVFNLDYGQLKLVFHALRERKQVIDNAPHLCQALPCMTPCFEWFETVYYWMGLKLYDLVAGRRMLHLSRYYSANESAELFPTLAKKGHKGSLKGTVVYYDGQMNDSRLNVGLACTAALVGAAVLNHAEVVSLIKDEVGERVVGARIRNQLSGKEFDTYAKVIINAAGPFCDSIRKMANKDAPAMICPSSGVHIILPDYYSPEGMGLIVPKTKDGRVVFMLPWLGKTLAGTTDSSTAITMLPEPHEDEIQFILDAISDYLNVQVRRSDVHSAWSGIRPLAIDPSAKNTESISRDHVIFVDHPGFITITGGKWTTYRSMAEDAVNAAIEAGKLKPSNGCVTDHLRIAGGDGWDPVSFTILAQQYVRMKKTHSGKIIPGVMDSAVSKHLSHAYGTLAERVATIAQHWKIQAQAFENIILHLELSKNVFFQGQ; via the exons ATGTATCATTTGGTAAATATTCTGCATGCGGATCCGGTATCAGGATCCGGTTCGCCTCGGTTTGTGCCAGTATCGATTTATTCCAATAAAGCTTGCCTCCGACGACTGCCTCCGTCGCTCCCACGATTCCACTGGAGCAGGGTCTCCAGACTTTCCGTCTCCGATCCTTCTCTCTGCATCCTAAACATGGCGGCCGCTTCTCGCTTTAAGGGACTCGGAGCAGTCCTCGCTGCCTCGGGGGCGTCCTGGGCGGCCGTTGCTCTCGTGCAGCCACCGACGGCCTCCGCCTCCGAACGCGGCCCCTCTGGGATCGATTTCGCCCGACGAAAGATCGCCGATCCCTTCGCCGTAGTCCCGCCAAGGGAGGTCCAGGAGTCGGCCCTCATCGGGACCAGCCCCATCAATCCGCTCGATGTCCTCGTGATCGGCGGTGGGGCTACCGGCTGCGGCGTCGCGCTGGATGCCGCCACCCGAGGGCTTCGCGTGGGTCTCGTCGAGAGGGAGGATTTCTCGTCGGGGTCGTCTTCGAGGTCCACTAAATTAGTACACGGAG GTGTACGATATTTGGAAAAAGCTGTGTTCAATCTTGACTATGGGCAGTTGAAATTGGTTTTCCATGCACTAAGGGAGCGTAAGCAGGTCATTGATAACGCCCCACATTTATGCCAAGCATTGCCCTGCATGACACCTTGTTTTGAGTGGTTTGAGACTGTATATTATTGGATGGGACTAAAATTATATGATCTTGTTGCTGGCCGAAGGATGCTACATCTCTCACGGTATTATTCTGCAAATGAATCAGCTGAACTTTTTCCAACACTGGCCAagaaaggtcacaagggaagcttgAAAGGAACTGTTGTGTATTATGATGGGCAAATGAACGATTCACGGTTGAATGTAGGACTAGCTTGTACTGCTGCATTAGTCGGTGCTGCTGTTCTTAATCATGCAGAAGTAGTATCCTTGATTAAGGATGAAGTCGGTGAGCGAGTAGTTGGTGCACGAATTCGCAATCAGTTGTCAG GCAAAGAGTTTGATACATATGCAAAAGTTATTATAAATGCCGCTGGACCCTTTTGTGACAGCATAAGAAAAATGGCCAATAAAGATGCACCAGCAATGATATGTCCAAGTAGTGGTGTCCACATAATACTTCCTGATTATTATTCTCCTGAGGGAATGGGACTAATTGTTCCCAAAACAAAAGATGGACGGGTTGTTTTTATGTTGCCTTGGTTGGGAAAGACACTTGCTGGAACTACAGATTCTAGCACTGCCATTACAATGCTCCCAGAGCCACATGAAGATGAAATACAATTTATATTGGATGCCATTTCTGACTACCTTAATGTTCAG GTTAGACGTTCAGATGTGCATTCTGCATGGAGTGGTATTCGACCATTGGCCATTGATCCATCAGCAAAAAACACTGAGAGTATATCCAGAGATCATGTCATCTTTGTGGATCATCCTGGTTTTATAACTATAACAGGTGGAAAGTGGACTACATACCGAAG CATGGCTGAAGATGCAGTTAATGCAGCAATAGAGGCAGGCAAGTTGAAACCTTCCAATGGTTGTGTGACCGATCACCTCCGTATTGCCGGTGGAGATGGATGGGATCCAGTGTCATTCACTATACTTGCTCAACAGTATGTACGAATGAAAAAAACACACAGCGGCAAAATTATTCCTGGGGTGATGGATAGTGCTGTTTCCAAGCATTTATCCCATGCATATGGTACTCTTGCTGAACGAGTAGCTACTATTGCTCAG CACTGGAAGATTCAAGCACAAGCATTTGAAAACATCATCCTGCATTTAGAGCTTTCTAAGAATGTATTTTTCCAAGGACAGTAA
- the LOC122017449 gene encoding uncharacterized protein LOC122017449, translating into MLRFLSQPRKPLFLPHLPPLSLSSMADSSSALRFSPSFRAVLSPSRPTSPPRRLAFPSSYSSPSSSLASPPPRRLCLRGRRSVRPRAKESDDEAGCFGDDPYGPYPWESSAFSEGPIIQWVPQDRITLFTSEGLIQIGGSLVPHRFSPIKKREGKSQLSQKVQRFQESDYMDPDQGLCLGALFNIAATNGLDRRRRMCFFGFCRSIEMLSDVVEDTVVEHGGEVVTAEKVSSEGLQEKLTMTVVVPLLWGVPPASDTLRVAVRSGGGILEKVYWQWIFF; encoded by the exons ATGCTTCGGTTTTTATCACAACCACGGAAACCTCTTTTCCTTCCCCAccttcctcctctctctctctcgtccATGGCGGATTCCTCCTCTGCGCTGCGCTTCTCCCCCTCCTTCCGCGCCGTGCTCTCCCCTTCCCGTCCTACCAGTCCGCCGAGACGACTCGCATTCCCCTCCTCTTATTCCTCCCCGTCTTCCTCCCTCGCCTCTCCTCCGCCCAGGCGCTTGTGTCTTCGCGGTCGCCGATCGGTCCGCCCACGCGCCAAGGAGTCCGATGACGAGGCCGGATGCTTCGGGGACGATCCCTATGGTCCTTACCCCTGGGAATCCTCCGCCTTCTCCGAGGGGCCGA TTATTCAATGGGTTCCACAAGATAGAATCACTCTTTTTACTTCCGAGGGGCTCATTCAGATAGGAGGATCCTTGGTTCCTCATAGATTTTCTCCTATTAAG AAGAGGGAAGGGAAATCGCAGCTATCACAAAAAGTTCAGCGCTTTCAGGAGAGTGATTATATGGATCCCGATCAAGGATTATGCCTTGGTGCACTCTTTAATATTGCAGCGACAAAT GGACTTGATAGGAGGCGAAGGATGTGTTTCTTTGGCTTTTGCCGTTCCATTGAAATGTTGAGTGATGTTGTTGAAGATACAGTTGTAGAGCATGGTGGTGAG GTTGTGACTGCAGAAAAAGTTAGCAGTGAAGGATTGCAAGAGAAGCTGACAATGACAGTAGTGGTGCCGCTGCTTTGGGGTGTTCCTCCTGCATCCGACACTCTTCGCGTTGCAGTTCGCAGTGGCGGAGGTATCCTGGAGAAGGTATATTGGCAGTGGATCTTTTTTTAA